A single window of Longimicrobium sp. DNA harbors:
- a CDS encoding SRPBCC domain-containing protein, whose translation MKFADITAPAQREAIAFEVDLRHPPEKVWRALTEPELLREWLLPAIGFTLQPEAEFTLKAPQAYHGWDGTVDCRMLEIEEHRTLSYTWSVPFLDTVVTFRIAPTDSGTRLSIVQSGFRPDQKQEFGGARYGWKMMTGRLSELLERIP comes from the coding sequence ATGAAGTTCGCCGACATCACCGCGCCCGCGCAACGCGAGGCCATCGCGTTCGAAGTGGACCTGCGGCATCCACCGGAAAAGGTTTGGCGGGCGCTCACCGAGCCGGAACTGCTCAGGGAGTGGCTGCTCCCCGCCATCGGCTTCACCCTGCAGCCGGAGGCGGAGTTCACGCTGAAGGCACCGCAGGCGTACCACGGGTGGGATGGCACCGTGGACTGCCGGATGCTCGAAATCGAGGAGCATCGCACGCTCAGCTACACGTGGTCCGTTCCCTTTCTGGACACCGTCGTCACCTTCCGGATCGCCCCCACGGATTCGGGGACGCGGCTGTCCATCGTGCAGTCGGGCTTCAGGCCGGACCAGAAGCAGGAGTTCGGCGGTGCGCGGTACGGATGGAAGATGATGACGGGCAGGCTGAGCGAGCTGCTGGAGAGGATCCCGTAA
- a CDS encoding metalloregulator ArsR/SmtB family transcription factor: MASAHDPEDRIFQVLADPSRRAIFESLTRGEAAVKDLTARFDISQPAVSQHLAALKDAGLVTGRREGRHVFYRVEPQGMKPLIDWIAHYQAFWTDRIHRLEQLLEKMDE; encoded by the coding sequence ATGGCGAGCGCGCACGATCCCGAAGACCGGATCTTTCAGGTCCTGGCAGACCCCAGCCGACGCGCGATCTTCGAGTCGCTGACGCGGGGCGAAGCGGCGGTGAAGGACCTCACCGCACGCTTCGACATCTCCCAACCGGCGGTCTCGCAGCACCTGGCCGCGTTGAAGGACGCGGGCCTGGTGACCGGCCGCCGCGAGGGGCGCCACGTGTTCTACCGGGTGGAGCCGCAAGGGATGAAGCCGCTCATCGACTGGATTGCGCACTACCAGGCCTTCTGGACGGACCGCATCCATCGCCTGGAACAGCTGCTGGAGAAGATGGACGAATGA
- a CDS encoding EAL domain-containing protein, whose translation MICECRTDARSLVVLAPGLDRYPELTEFASGDDWAVHPSLGAVRVEVGSGSRWSGIAQVASFLRTELDFARFGELRAAWARRGVALEEQLVTLLHAGRLSDMVPADSSPLPAMLAEGRIESWFQPIFRAGALELWGYECLMRGRGEDGAIVSPGTLLEWAQQEQLTFMLDRQVRELHLRRAGAAGLPADCHVLINFLPTSIYRPEFCLRTTVRAAAQAGLQPGNIIFEVVETERVDPVQLRTLLAYYREKGFKVALDDVGSGYSGLAMMADLSPDLIKIDRELVSRAPGSAFHRDVCASLVKLAQDNGKLALAEGVETHDEWRLMTELGADLLQGFLFGRPHPDPAPRALVEPHVMASA comes from the coding sequence ATGATCTGTGAGTGCAGGACGGACGCACGAAGCCTGGTGGTGCTGGCCCCGGGGCTGGACCGCTACCCGGAATTGACGGAGTTCGCGTCCGGGGACGACTGGGCCGTTCATCCGTCGCTGGGGGCCGTTCGCGTGGAAGTCGGCAGCGGGTCGCGCTGGTCGGGCATCGCGCAGGTGGCCTCGTTCCTTCGCACCGAGCTGGACTTCGCCCGCTTCGGCGAGCTGCGCGCCGCCTGGGCGCGGCGCGGCGTTGCGCTCGAGGAGCAGCTCGTCACGCTTCTGCACGCTGGCCGGCTTTCGGACATGGTGCCGGCCGACAGCTCGCCGCTCCCCGCCATGCTGGCCGAGGGGCGCATCGAGAGCTGGTTCCAGCCCATCTTCCGGGCGGGCGCGCTGGAGCTGTGGGGCTACGAGTGCCTGATGCGCGGACGCGGCGAGGACGGGGCCATCGTCTCCCCCGGCACCCTGCTGGAATGGGCGCAGCAGGAGCAGCTGACGTTCATGCTCGACCGGCAGGTGCGCGAGCTTCACCTGCGGCGCGCCGGCGCGGCGGGGCTTCCGGCCGACTGCCACGTGCTCATCAACTTTCTTCCCACCTCCATCTACCGCCCCGAGTTCTGCCTGCGGACGACCGTGCGCGCCGCCGCGCAGGCGGGGCTGCAGCCGGGCAACATCATCTTCGAGGTGGTGGAGACGGAACGGGTGGATCCCGTGCAGCTGCGCACGCTGCTGGCGTACTACCGTGAGAAGGGGTTCAAGGTGGCGCTCGACGACGTGGGCAGCGGGTACAGCGGCCTGGCGATGATGGCCGACCTGAGCCCCGACCTCATCAAGATCGATCGCGAGCTGGTGTCGCGCGCCCCCGGCTCCGCATTCCACCGCGACGTGTGCGCCTCGCTGGTGAAGCTGGCGCAGGACAACGGCAAGCTCGCCCTCGCCGAGGGCGTGGAAACGCACGACGAGTGGCGGCTGATGACGGAGCTGGGGGCAGACCTGCTGCAGGGCTTCCTCTTCGGCCGTCCCCACCCCGACCCCGCTCCCCGCGCGCTCGTCGAGCCGCACGTGATGGCATCCGCCTGA
- a CDS encoding response regulator, producing the protein MAAPSLSHPEAPDLRSSSDRPRKTRAPRMSPVQPPEDDVVDGEARPVVLLAEDHEDSRDALRTLLDAFGYRVVEATNGREAVECALAETPDIILMDMMMPRVDGLQATREIREVPALRTVPIIALTAMEGARDRVMDAGCDDLVPKPIDVRSFLTKVREWLESGRHAA; encoded by the coding sequence ATGGCTGCCCCGTCGCTCTCGCATCCCGAGGCGCCCGACCTCCGTTCCTCGTCCGACAGGCCGCGCAAGACGCGCGCGCCGCGGATGTCGCCCGTGCAGCCACCCGAGGACGACGTCGTGGACGGCGAAGCGCGCCCCGTGGTGCTGCTGGCCGAAGACCACGAGGACAGCCGCGACGCCCTTCGCACGCTGCTCGATGCGTTCGGCTACCGCGTCGTAGAGGCCACCAACGGCCGCGAAGCGGTGGAGTGCGCCCTGGCCGAGACCCCCGACATCATCCTGATGGACATGATGATGCCGCGGGTGGACGGGCTGCAGGCCACCCGCGAAATCCGCGAGGTGCCCGCCCTGCGCACGGTGCCCATCATCGCCCTGACGGCCATGGAGGGCGCGCGCGACCGGGTGATGGACGCGGGCTGCGACGACCTGGTGCCCAAGCCCATCGACGTACGCTCGTTCCTCACCAAGGTCCGCGAGTGGCTGGAAAGCGGTCGGCACGCCGCCTGA
- a CDS encoding 6-pyruvoyl trahydropterin synthase family protein, with amino-acid sequence MQLTRKVRFSAAHRYHRPEWTDEQNREAFGPCANPHGHGHDYLLEVTVEGEVDPVTGFSVDLGRLDAVLRDEVIVPFDHQHLNHVVPEFAPGGLIPTSENILLLISRRLAPRLHDVSVVRLRLHENPDFYVDYAPGG; translated from the coding sequence ATGCAGCTGACCAGGAAGGTGCGCTTCAGCGCGGCCCACCGGTACCATCGGCCGGAGTGGACCGACGAGCAGAACCGCGAGGCGTTCGGCCCGTGCGCCAACCCGCACGGGCACGGGCACGACTACCTGCTGGAGGTGACGGTGGAGGGTGAAGTGGACCCGGTCACCGGATTTTCGGTGGATCTCGGGCGGCTGGATGCCGTGCTGCGCGACGAAGTGATCGTTCCGTTCGATCACCAGCACCTGAACCACGTGGTTCCCGAGTTCGCGCCCGGCGGGCTGATCCCCACCTCGGAGAACATCCTGCTGCTGATCTCGCGCCGGCTGGCTCCCCGGCTTCACGACGTAAGCGTGGTGCGGCTGCGGCTACACGAGAACCCCGACTTCTACGTGGACTACGCGCCTGGCGGGTAG
- a CDS encoding response regulator transcription factor, with amino-acid sequence MSRILVVEDNANMRLGLRRILELEGHEVVEAADGPSGLELGRVCGADLIVLDLMLPGFGGHRILRTLREEGSAVPVLILTAQGEEMDKVQGLQLGADDYVTKPFGRHELAARVAALLRRAQRDAPPAAPAGARRPAPERFGRVELRRDARAVTCDGVPVELAPREYDLLIALIDRGGAVVTRLELLREVWGHSAAVLTRTVDYHVAELRRKLEEDPARPRHILTVRKAGYRFACE; translated from the coding sequence ATGAGCCGAATCCTGGTGGTGGAGGACAACGCGAACATGCGCCTGGGGCTCCGCCGGATCCTGGAGCTGGAGGGGCACGAGGTGGTGGAGGCCGCGGACGGCCCTTCCGGGCTGGAGCTCGGCCGCGTCTGCGGCGCCGACCTGATCGTGCTGGACCTGATGCTACCCGGATTCGGAGGGCACCGGATCCTGCGCACCCTGCGCGAGGAGGGGTCGGCCGTTCCGGTGCTGATCCTGACCGCCCAGGGCGAGGAGATGGACAAGGTCCAGGGGCTGCAGTTGGGCGCGGACGACTACGTTACCAAGCCGTTTGGACGCCACGAGCTGGCCGCGCGCGTGGCGGCGCTCCTGCGGCGCGCCCAGCGCGACGCGCCCCCCGCGGCGCCAGCCGGGGCCCGGCGCCCGGCGCCCGAGCGCTTCGGACGCGTGGAGCTGCGCCGCGACGCCCGCGCGGTGACGTGCGACGGAGTCCCCGTGGAGCTGGCCCCCCGGGAGTACGATCTCCTCATCGCGCTGATCGACCGCGGAGGGGCCGTCGTCACGCGGCTCGAGCTCCTGCGCGAGGTGTGGGGGCATTCGGCGGCCGTGCTCACGCGCACCGTGGACTACCACGTGGCGGAGCTGCGGAGAAAGCTGGAGGAAGACCCGGCCCGGCCGCGCCATATCCTGACCGTGCGCAAGGCCGGGTATCGCTTCGCGTGCGAGTGA
- a CDS encoding HAMP domain-containing sensor histidine kinase, whose translation MIREQVARALGAHRWRERGRAWITLAVPAVALVLTSVLLYQTAHTAAFNRRIVRESLRNHASVAAWELSRQAEHRLLVPVLGAFLGAQLSSPAGLAGLTPRELAGAFRYPACGCLGGVRSTFRVDLRDGATTFHHLVPGADSALAWVADSVRALARSTPHLRAPGSAAGPAGTEALSGFVIPSRPGDGPPGAGGRPVMVRAGTAGTLTSLRTFGSDAFGMAVGSRSGTPSLLLFTLVNDSTGRPVAALGVETEPAAFLGPVLTELVREVRLLPPTLARGVPNDSILVFSVMAADGRPLYASARLPKIVGARSALAPQLGEMAIVAGVRPSQAGRLVAGTLPASRVSLQIGMAVLAAALFAASLVLLRQERELYRMRAGFVTGVSHELRTPLAQIRLFAEILASGDEADALERRHFAGIVAEEAQRLTHFVETLLAFSRPAGARRGAQAVPVELGEEVERAIGMIRPLCERAGTALRFRREEEVWAVADPLALRHILLNLIGNAAKYGPGGQTVTLHTFRCGERACIAVDDEGSGVPDAERERIFKPFHRMPHHADGQTGGSGIGLAVAREMAHQQYGSVRAESAPGGGARFVVELPPGPAGRPAGYTVPRRESVAR comes from the coding sequence ATGATCCGGGAGCAGGTGGCGCGCGCCCTGGGCGCGCATCGGTGGCGGGAGCGAGGGCGGGCGTGGATCACGCTCGCCGTTCCCGCCGTGGCGCTCGTGCTGACCTCCGTCCTCCTTTACCAGACGGCGCACACGGCGGCGTTCAATCGCCGTATTGTACGGGAATCGCTCCGCAACCACGCTTCCGTGGCCGCGTGGGAGCTGTCGCGCCAGGCCGAGCACCGGCTGCTCGTCCCGGTGCTGGGCGCGTTCCTGGGGGCCCAGCTCTCTTCTCCGGCGGGGCTGGCGGGGCTCACCCCGCGGGAGCTTGCCGGCGCCTTCCGCTACCCGGCGTGCGGGTGCCTGGGGGGCGTGCGCTCCACCTTCCGCGTGGATCTGCGGGATGGCGCCACCACCTTCCACCACCTCGTGCCCGGCGCGGATTCCGCGCTGGCCTGGGTGGCGGACAGCGTCCGGGCGCTCGCTCGCTCCACGCCCCACCTCCGCGCCCCCGGTTCCGCGGCCGGACCAGCCGGGACGGAGGCGCTGAGCGGCTTCGTCATCCCCTCGCGCCCCGGGGACGGGCCCCCGGGCGCCGGGGGCCGGCCCGTGATGGTGCGCGCGGGGACGGCGGGGACGCTGACGTCGCTCCGCACCTTCGGCTCGGACGCCTTCGGGATGGCGGTGGGCTCGCGGAGCGGCACGCCGTCGCTGCTGCTGTTCACACTCGTCAACGACAGCACCGGCCGCCCCGTGGCCGCGCTGGGTGTGGAGACCGAGCCGGCCGCCTTCCTGGGGCCCGTGCTCACGGAGCTGGTGCGCGAGGTGCGGCTCCTTCCGCCCACGCTGGCGCGGGGGGTGCCGAACGACTCCATCCTCGTGTTCAGCGTCATGGCGGCGGACGGGCGGCCGCTGTACGCTTCCGCGCGCCTCCCGAAGATCGTGGGCGCCCGCTCGGCGCTGGCGCCGCAGCTGGGGGAGATGGCGATCGTGGCGGGCGTACGCCCGTCGCAGGCGGGGCGCCTGGTGGCCGGAACCCTCCCGGCATCGCGGGTGTCGCTGCAGATCGGGATGGCGGTGCTGGCGGCGGCGCTCTTCGCGGCGTCGCTGGTGCTCCTGCGGCAGGAGCGGGAGCTGTACCGCATGCGGGCCGGCTTCGTGACGGGCGTCTCCCACGAGCTCCGCACCCCGCTCGCCCAGATCCGCCTCTTCGCCGAGATCCTGGCCTCCGGCGACGAGGCGGACGCGCTGGAGCGGCGGCACTTCGCCGGGATCGTGGCCGAGGAGGCGCAGCGCCTCACCCACTTCGTAGAAACGCTGCTCGCTTTTTCCCGCCCCGCCGGCGCGCGCCGCGGAGCCCAGGCGGTGCCGGTGGAGCTGGGCGAGGAGGTGGAGCGCGCCATCGGCATGATCCGCCCCCTGTGCGAACGCGCGGGGACGGCGCTCCGCTTCCGGCGGGAGGAAGAGGTGTGGGCCGTGGCGGACCCCCTGGCGCTGAGGCACATCCTGCTGAACCTGATCGGCAACGCCGCCAAGTACGGCCCCGGCGGGCAGACCGTCACCCTGCACACCTTCCGGTGCGGCGAGCGCGCGTGCATCGCCGTGGACGATGAGGGGAGCGGCGTGCCTGACGCGGAGCGGGAGCGCATCTTCAAGCCCTTCCACCGCATGCCTCACCACGCCGACGGGCAGACCGGCGGCAGCGGGATCGGGCTGGCGGTGGCGCGCGAGATGGCGCACCAGCAGTACGGCTCGGTGCGCGCGGAGAGCGCGCCCGGAGGCGGCGCCCGCTTCGTGGTGGAGCTTCCGCCCGGCCCCGCCGGCCGGCCGGCGGGCTACACCGTGCCGCGGCGGGAGAGCGTCGCCCGATGA
- a CDS encoding PDZ domain-containing protein: MSFLRRAIPILSLLAAPAPLAGQTPAPDPLSAAKHVDERYELYAPTQQDVDRARPYVERAIEGFSRAFGEPAPRVAVVLFDANAALAAFDEAPLARRGLATRRWLTEQASAQRSTDLVAATPLGVVVGSAPGGAGVRVVAALPGGAAAVGLQPGDVIKSLNGTAVATLSEFAGLFDALAVGTQARLEVNRGGTVVQVAFAKHAGSNLGRLAGPAQQITGGTGATHGDVLTHETTHTLLDAYVQSRLGTPPGGTVGRVPSWLHEAVAQFVEFPTAEARAPRRETARQLLGSHTPLAELFSMQHPMAALLAGPDGSVRPSAGGTSIMVRPGSAAPGGSAPQSTGIISIAAPSRASAGFYPQALSLLEFLIARAGPEILPRLAVGLASGKTVGQVLAEAKAPMPTEPAALEREWAAWVAAQAPAAQ; this comes from the coding sequence ATGAGCTTTCTCAGACGTGCGATCCCCATCCTCTCCCTCCTGGCCGCGCCCGCGCCCCTCGCGGGGCAGACGCCCGCTCCAGACCCGCTCTCCGCGGCGAAGCACGTGGATGAGCGCTATGAGCTGTACGCCCCTACGCAGCAGGACGTCGACCGCGCCCGCCCGTATGTGGAGCGAGCCATCGAAGGCTTTTCCCGTGCGTTCGGAGAGCCGGCACCCAGAGTGGCGGTGGTTCTGTTCGACGCGAACGCGGCGCTCGCCGCCTTCGACGAGGCCCCGCTCGCACGCCGCGGACTCGCGACGCGCAGATGGCTGACGGAGCAAGCGTCGGCCCAGCGCTCCACGGATCTGGTGGCGGCGACGCCGCTGGGGGTGGTGGTGGGCTCGGCGCCGGGGGGCGCGGGGGTCCGGGTAGTCGCCGCCCTCCCAGGCGGCGCGGCGGCGGTGGGGCTGCAGCCGGGAGACGTCATCAAGAGCCTGAACGGCACGGCGGTCGCCACGCTCAGCGAGTTCGCGGGCCTGTTCGATGCACTGGCCGTGGGCACCCAGGCAAGGCTGGAGGTGAACCGGGGCGGCACCGTCGTGCAGGTGGCCTTCGCAAAGCACGCGGGCAGCAACCTGGGGCGCCTGGCCGGTCCCGCCCAGCAAATCACGGGGGGGACGGGCGCAACGCACGGCGACGTTCTTACGCACGAGACCACGCACACCCTGCTGGACGCGTATGTGCAGTCCAGGCTGGGCACACCGCCCGGTGGCACGGTAGGGCGCGTCCCCTCCTGGCTGCACGAGGCGGTGGCGCAGTTCGTGGAGTTCCCCACGGCCGAGGCACGTGCGCCCCGCCGGGAAACGGCGCGGCAGCTCCTTGGCTCGCACACGCCGCTCGCGGAGCTGTTCTCGATGCAGCACCCCATGGCCGCGCTGCTGGCGGGGCCGGACGGCAGCGTGCGCCCGTCAGCCGGGGGCACCTCCATCATGGTCCGCCCGGGATCGGCGGCGCCGGGCGGCAGCGCGCCGCAGTCAACCGGGATCATCTCCATCGCGGCGCCCAGCCGGGCCTCCGCGGGCTTCTATCCCCAGGCGCTCTCGCTGCTGGAGTTCCTGATCGCCCGGGCGGGGCCCGAGATCCTTCCGCGGCTCGCCGTGGGGCTGGCGAGCGGAAAGACGGTCGGCCAGGTGCTCGCCGAGGCGAAGGCGCCCATGCCCACGGAGCCGGCGGCGCTGGAGCGGGAGTGGGCCGCGTGGGTGGCGGCCCAGGCTCCCGCGGCGCAGTAA
- a CDS encoding glycosyltransferase family 2 protein, producing MPVYNEEATIRESALRVRAVPLEMELICIDDGSTDGTRTALRELAAEGIIHRLIEQPRNRGKGFAVRTGIAAATGDVVVIQDADLEYDPFELPRLLEPIADGRADAVFGSRFAGGPHRVMYFWHRMGNGVLTLLSNMFTDLNLTDMETCYKMARADLMKSLPLSANRFGIEPELTARLAQSRARIYEVPISYAGRTYDEGKKIGWRDGVAAIWHIVRANVLGPRAARYTPPSLSHGHASVPVAEPRAVTRGGVSG from the coding sequence ATGCCGGTGTACAACGAGGAAGCGACCATCCGCGAGTCCGCCCTGCGGGTGCGCGCCGTGCCGCTGGAGATGGAGCTGATCTGCATCGACGACGGCTCCACCGACGGCACCCGCACAGCCCTGCGCGAGCTGGCGGCGGAAGGCATCATCCACCGGCTGATCGAGCAGCCCCGCAACCGCGGCAAGGGCTTCGCCGTGCGCACGGGGATCGCGGCCGCCACGGGCGACGTGGTGGTCATCCAGGACGCGGACCTGGAGTACGATCCCTTCGAGCTTCCGCGCCTGCTGGAGCCCATCGCCGACGGCCGTGCGGACGCGGTGTTCGGGTCGCGCTTCGCGGGGGGGCCGCACCGGGTGATGTACTTCTGGCACCGGATGGGCAACGGCGTGCTGACGCTCCTGTCGAACATGTTCACCGACCTGAACCTGACCGACATGGAAACGTGCTACAAGATGGCGCGCGCAGACCTGATGAAGAGCCTGCCGCTTTCCGCGAACCGCTTCGGCATCGAGCCGGAGCTGACGGCGCGGCTGGCCCAGTCGCGCGCCCGCATCTACGAGGTGCCCATCTCGTACGCCGGCCGCACGTACGACGAGGGAAAGAAGATCGGCTGGCGCGACGGGGTGGCGGCCATCTGGCACATCGTCCGGGCGAACGTCCTGGGACCGCGGGCGGCGCGCTACACGCCTCCGAGCCTTTCGCACGGGCACGCGTCCGTCCCCGTGGCCGAGCCGCGCGCGGTCACCCGCGGAGGGGTGAGCGGCTAG
- a CDS encoding class I SAM-dependent methyltransferase: protein MTTTASQAFTYSGEELDALAEARNYYGWIARRFAPYLGRRIVEVGAGIGTFAEHLRAAAPDAQLTLVEPAANNWPHLSARFARRAHVTTRRGYLADAGEPGSADTVVAVNVMEHVRDDDAFLADAHRLLSPGSHALLFVPALPAIYGALDEAFDHYRRYTKRELSQRLRTAGFTPVSVAYTNLPGVLAWWMSGRVLRRRTVSARDAKLYDRWMIPWISRLERVWTPPVGQSLIAIARKGDA from the coding sequence GTGACGACGACCGCATCGCAGGCCTTCACCTACTCCGGCGAAGAGCTGGACGCGCTGGCCGAAGCCCGCAACTACTATGGCTGGATCGCCCGCCGGTTCGCGCCGTACCTGGGCCGGCGGATCGTGGAGGTGGGCGCCGGCATCGGCACCTTCGCCGAGCACCTGCGCGCCGCCGCGCCCGATGCGCAGCTCACGCTGGTGGAGCCCGCCGCCAACAACTGGCCCCACCTCAGCGCCCGGTTCGCGAGGCGCGCCCACGTCACCACGCGCCGCGGCTACCTGGCCGACGCGGGCGAGCCCGGCAGCGCCGACACCGTCGTCGCGGTGAACGTCATGGAGCACGTGCGCGACGACGACGCCTTTTTGGCCGATGCACACCGGCTGCTTTCTCCCGGCAGCCACGCGCTGCTCTTCGTCCCCGCCCTGCCCGCCATCTACGGCGCGCTGGACGAGGCGTTCGATCACTACCGGCGCTACACGAAACGCGAGCTGTCCCAGCGGCTTCGGACGGCGGGTTTCACGCCGGTCAGCGTTGCCTACACCAACCTTCCCGGCGTGCTGGCGTGGTGGATGAGCGGCAGGGTGCTGCGGCGGCGAACGGTGAGCGCGCGGGACGCAAAGCTGTACGACCGGTGGATGATCCCGTGGATCTCGCGGCTGGAGCGCGTGTGGACCCCGCCGGTGGGGCAAAGCCTGATCGCCATCGCCAGAAAGGGGGACGCGTGA
- a CDS encoding RNA polymerase sigma factor, with protein sequence MSDREMVARVLAGDRDAFRELVHTHQRLVSHVVFRIVRDPRDREEVCQDVFIRVYQKLDQFAHESALSTWIARIAYRLSLNHLERRRIPLYDDLRPDETGGTAVDQLPGTRASPLDEAEGAQLRAFVRARVDELPVQYRTVVTLYHLEEMAVGEIAAVMDLPEGTVKSHLFRARRMLKEKLVASYGPEGTG encoded by the coding sequence ATGAGCGATCGGGAGATGGTGGCACGAGTGCTCGCGGGCGACCGCGACGCCTTCCGGGAGCTGGTGCACACGCACCAGCGCCTGGTGAGCCACGTCGTCTTCCGCATCGTCCGCGACCCGCGCGACCGCGAAGAGGTGTGCCAGGACGTCTTCATCCGCGTGTACCAGAAGCTCGACCAGTTCGCCCACGAGTCGGCGCTGTCCACCTGGATCGCACGCATCGCGTACCGGCTGAGCCTGAACCACCTGGAGCGGCGCCGCATTCCGCTGTACGACGACCTGCGCCCCGACGAAACGGGCGGAACGGCCGTCGACCAGTTGCCGGGCACGCGCGCGTCGCCGCTGGACGAGGCCGAGGGCGCCCAGCTGCGCGCCTTCGTCCGCGCGCGGGTGGACGAGCTGCCGGTTCAGTACCGTACGGTGGTGACGCTGTATCACCTGGAAGAGATGGCCGTCGGCGAGATCGCGGCCGTGATGGATCTGCCGGAAGGAACGGTGAAGAGCCACCTGTTCCGGGCGCGGAGGATGCTGAAGGAGAAGCTGGTGGCCAGCTATGGACCGGAGGGAACGGGATGA
- a CDS encoding DUF6249 domain-containing protein — translation MWESPVLVFISFFAFILGTTKVLSDNWTKRKLIEARVSEDIIRALFRKESDPEMFAALKWGIVLAALGLGLIVSQYLPSRFEEPLAWGVVLVFGGVGLLAYYATARAVLRREAVTNPERHRGISDERI, via the coding sequence ATGTGGGAAAGTCCTGTGCTCGTTTTCATCAGCTTCTTCGCCTTCATCCTGGGCACCACCAAGGTGCTCTCCGACAACTGGACGAAGCGCAAGCTGATCGAGGCGCGGGTGTCGGAAGACATCATCCGCGCGCTGTTCCGCAAGGAATCCGATCCAGAGATGTTCGCCGCCCTCAAGTGGGGGATCGTGCTGGCGGCGCTGGGCCTGGGGCTGATCGTATCGCAGTACCTGCCCTCGCGGTTCGAGGAGCCGCTGGCCTGGGGCGTGGTGCTGGTGTTCGGCGGCGTGGGGCTGCTGGCCTACTACGCCACCGCCCGCGCCGTGCTGCGGCGCGAGGCTGTCACGAATCCCGAGCGGCACCGCGGAATTTCGGACGAGCGCATCTGA